A stretch of DNA from Arachis hypogaea cultivar Tifrunner chromosome 19, arahy.Tifrunner.gnm2.J5K5, whole genome shotgun sequence:
tTTTTAATTTGGCATTCAGCACCTAAAGCAATTAGACATTTAATCAAAAGAGACTGTAATTACAAGTGACACTGCTAAAAATTAAGTCTTTCATGTATGAATAATTAACAGTTTGGATCATATTCTTGAAATCGGCTCTTGATATCTTTTAcgatttttatttctttctctttgttaTGTTTGCGATTCCTCCAGTCTGCATTGTCTGTCATATTGAGCAATCCTGCCAGGACCTGAGTCAAATTTATAAGTTCCAATCTTAAACTAATGAGTACAAGAGTAATTTTCCTTATAAGTAAAAGAATGGTAATCGTTGATGTCCtcttagaataaaaaaaaattgattaagaaGTATGTGATTCATTCTTATATTAGCATAGTATTCCATCAGTTAAGTGCCTACCTCACGTCCAAATTGGACAGAGAATCTCACTTTCTCCTCAACACGGTGCAGCAGAATTGTGCCTCCTGAAATTTTGATATAGAACAAAACTTGACTCCCCATCAGCTTGTGTCTTCAGAAATTTTCTTTCATCAGAAACGCTATCAACTTTGTCTCAATAAAGAACATAAAAACGAATATAAACTCTAAAACGAGTCAAAGTGTAGATCATCTTTTAGAATAAACAAATTGGAATTGATTTCTCAAGTCATGTCATTAGTAAGTTAGGACTAATACCAAGAAATTACAAAGAGGGGGAAGAAAGGTTAGTCAGAAGCAAACAGAACaaaaatgaaacagaaagcaTGACCAGAAGATTAATACTTACAATTCttagaaacaaatttaaattCCATCTTTTGTGCAGCTAAATTGAATGACTTTTCAACCATAACTGCTTTGGAAGATGGAATAGGAATGGCCGACATGTAAAAGCAGAAATCACATAATAAGAATGAAATTCAAACATATTTGACAAAATACTAAAGTTATTAAGCAGAATCCCTCAACCTCCTCCGGCTTCTCAATCTCCTCCTCCACCTCAACCTGCTGCGATGCCAAATTCCTACTCAGAATTGAAACGACGTGGAGGAactgagttcttcttcttctttgtccaGACGGAGAATGACAAGGCGACTGCTGGTGCGTGCTGCTACTGCGTAAAAAGATCGACAGAGAAAGAGCACGGTTACAAGGAAGGGAGAGGGTGAGGATAGACTGCTGCTGTCCGGATAGGGGATTAGAGCTGATGTTGTTCTTTATTGGCAGATTGGTATACAAGGATGAAGAACAATTTTTCAGAGTTCTTCTTTGTATGAAAAGGTAGAAGAAATTATATTAGGATTCATTAGAATTGAAGCAATCTGTTAGTGTACATGAATAATGAATAAtgaaatatattttgattttgattttaaattaatttaaatttaaaattataaaactaaagttattaattgaattttgattaaattaaaaaaattagagtaatttttgtccaatataaaaaaaagaatatttaagtttttttcataaaattgaatatttttttttatttttattaaaatataagggTGATTTAGTAAAACTattgatatgatatatatttaaaacaaaaaaaattaattattgacgtGGAAAATATAATCCACTTGTAATGTTTTAATTTATCTACAATTTTATTATACCGGTACGTATAAATTTATTATCGTACCGAAGCCATCACCTATTATTTAGTACTGTCTATATCTACTAAATACGGACACAGTAGCACTCGTCACAAAAAATATACAAACACGGTAACACGTATTCATTGTTTGTTTgatgaaaaatagaagaaattttgtaacatatataatttttatttattttttaaaaactttacGTCTAGATGAATGTTATTGTAAGCGAATTCTATAGTGAATAATcaaaatttcaataattttatggagatattttaaaactaattacAAGTAAGAAATAACGTAACTAAATCAAATTTTAGATTATGAAATTAGTGCATATctcaataaatatatttatataacaaGACTTgtacattaattaagaaaaagtaATTATATGGACACTTTCAAAAGActtgcctttttctttttaaaaaataaataacaaacagaaaattttttttcgaagaaaatgaaaacaacaatgctaggCAGCAAAAAGAGCATTCATTAATTTCTTATTAATCAAAGAAtacaaaaaacaacaaaaaatggtTATGGAAACCCAAAAAAGTGTTGGCTCTTGGCTGTACACTTTCCAAACCATGGTACATATAATGCATTCATCCCAATCTAATCCCACTGAGTTCAGTGTCATTGGCATGCAATGATCTGTAAAGAAATCAATActctcaatttaaaaaattttgtcaaatataataaatttcaaTATATATCCCATAAAAATACTACAATATCTAATTCATCAAATTATACTCaagataaccaaaaaaaaaaaaaaaaaaagaaaaaattgaattaaGTAAGAGCATTTACCCTATTAGACAGTGATTGATTTATTGTTGTCATTTACACTTCTTGAGGTACTTTGGAGGGAGGGAAGTTTGGTTTGTAATCCTAAAGGCGGATCTATCTCACCTCTTATAATATACATCCTAATATGATCTATAGTGGTACCTgttccatttatttatttaatattgaattaaattgaatctgACAACATCTTTCATAGATAAAACGCAGCAGTTCAATCTTGCATACACCGCAATACTATGTTTTTTCGGGAATTGTAGAACTGAAATTGAATAATGTGTTTAGTATTTAGatactaaaacaaaaattttagttttaaaatataaaatttcaatcttttagtatttttaaaaagtaagaaCACATAgaactaaaattttagaaataaaaattaaaattttaataatatatatttttaaaaatattttaatttaattttttaaatttattttttaatttttatttattttaaatcaaatataatacTAAGACATAATTTAGTCTAATATATTATACactaaatacaatataaaaatttaattcgaTTTCTCTTTACAACATGATCTTAAAGAAAACAACCTCTAAATCTCTTTATACacaaaaaaaactacaaaaatcATATTCAACAATATGTAATAGTAAACTTCAGAAATAATAAATTCTCTCAAAAGAATATATAGTCACAAATAAAGTACTATAAATAATCCCAAACTATCAATcaaatatttatcaaaaatattttgacacttataaaatttgattacaaTGAAAGCTTATAGCATAAAAAAAGTTGTGTACTGAACAAGGATCAAGACATTTATTTATAGATCTCTATGCACTCATGAACATTAGGAGTGAGTAGAAAgagtaaatgaataaaaaatattcatttttttgtaaaattttgtgTCTATAAGGACATATAAGATTGATCCTCAAAGTTAGAGATCAATCTTCTAGTTTAAATTTGCTTAAAATATAGCACTACAACACATAAGGATTGATCCTCCATTTTAACATAGTGATCGATCCTCTCTAAATTTAGATTTAAGCAAATTTAAATTTCGAGTTATGGCGTCTTGTGCATAATTATAGTAGGTCTTATTCTTATCATCTATTATAAACAGTTTAAGATTATCATAACACGACTTATACTAATTTTCAATCATGTATTTTTGAAATTACtgagtaaaaattattttactttaattaaaattgattttaatttaagagataaataacTTAATTTACTTTTAACAAGTAAAAACTAAAGTCCTATACCTAAATATTGTTTGTTGGACTTCTCCTTATCATATAATCTTCGTTGCATGCATGATTGATTTTTTGATGGGCTTGTGTTTGAGTTTAATGCAAAAATCTTCTTGTAAAAATCTATTATATgacaataattaaatattatatttaaaattttattttatattataagaaTCTTACACAAAAATGCATTTTCATTTATTGTTAGTGCTCTCTTTGATGCTGGCAATAATAAAATTAtggttaaaaattaataaaatatcaatgaattcTTTACGCATTAAAGAAGTTATCAaattgctatttttctttttgcaaatCTTCTAATGTTTTCCTTCTTagtgaaagagcctagcagcggaaacgacacaaatgtccaacacaaaaacaatatggaagcactcacaacataatatggcagcaactataacaagcaaatatagcaagtaaagcaataataagaacacaccgagattttaacgtggaaaaccccctcaaggtgagaggtaaaaaccacgagtcgtccagaccaatgaaatagctccactataatcaaatgaggtacaagagagtctcaaacaaagcacaaaaatgtgcatataaccagccaaaacatcaaagcaccaaagctcacaaatgaaaagcaagaagatgaaatatacccaaaaaacagagctgctgtcgaagccaatttctccctctgtagacctccaattaaaatcttcaccgtccagaatgaagaaaaaaatgtgaagaatctacagttcaaatttcacatcgatccaacggtgaaagaatgagaaactgccgttccaaaattgctgctctgtgtaaaacgggaaacctaatttctctcttgcgaagccaatttctctcactgaaaatctccaatcaacatctccaccgaccagaatgaagaacaagatgataagaacatgcagtttaaatttcaagccgatccaacggtgaacaactgagaaactgatatttgaaatttactgctttgggcaaaaaCGGAAATTTTGTTTTTCcccttctctctcacttggtggctacTCTCACTCACTCTCAATGACCCCAAAAATCTGAACTAGGGTTGTGGCACAATGGGTGCAAGAGACACCCtcaaaatgttgggcttgggcctcacaaaggagagaaaaacccaacaaatctcccccttctcgacTGGGTGGAGGCTCTCGCCATTccggcgatcaaacaacatgtttcaaacttttctcttgacaatgcttttgtcatcatatcagcaccattgtcatcagtgtgaactttctcaagttccaacaactttgaatctaacacatcccgtatccagtgatacctaacatcaatgtgtttagatcttggatgaaaagtagaattcttggcaagatgaatagcactttggctatcacacaacaacacataacgatcttgcttgaaaccaagtgctgcaagaaacttcttcatccacaacaactctttacatgcttcagttgctgcaataaactctgcctctgtggtagaaagtgcaacacacttttgtagccttgactgccatgaaatagctccccctgcaaacttgaccaaataacctgaagtagactttcgagaatcaatatctcctgccatgtctgcatcagtaaagccaactagcaaaggtttctcaccaccaaaactcaaactcaagttagttgtacctttgagatatctcataatccatttaacagcattccaatgttctttacctggattagagagaaaacgactcacagtaccaactgcatgagcaatgtctggtctagtacacaccatagcatacgtcaagcttccaacagctgaggcataaggaatttcatccattgcttgtttctcctcatcagtggttggacactgcttggtactcaacttaaaatgaggagcaaaagaactagcaacacatttggcatcattcatgccaaacctttgaagcaccttctttatgtacttctcctgtgacaaataaagcttcttggaatctctataacgagtaatagtcatgcccaaaatttgtttggcaggacccaagtccttcatagcaaagaacttactcaactgtttcttcaactcattaatcctcaaagcattcttgcccacaatcaaaatatcatccacataaagcaaaagaatgataaaatcatcatcagaaaatttttgcacaaatacacaatgatctgaagttgtcttacggtaaccatgcttccccataacagattcaaacttcttgtaccactgtcttggagcttgcttcaacccataaagactcttcttaagcttgcacacaaaatcttcctttcctttaacaacaaagccctccggttgctccatgtagatctccttgtctaaatcaccatgaagaaaagctgtcttcacatccatttgctcaatctccaaatcaagagacgctgctaatccaagcacagcacgaatggatgacatcctcacaacaggagaaaaaatctcctcataatcaacaccttttctctggctaaagcctctaacaaccaatctagccttataccgaggcttagaattgtgttcttcattcttgattctgaatacccatttgttcttcaaaactcgcataccctttggtagcttcaccaactcataggtatcattctcaagcaaggacttcatttcttcttgcatagcttcaagccattgagctttgctttcatcttcaacagcctctccaaagcattcaggttctcccccatcagtcaacaaaacaaactcatgtggagaataccttgacgaaggctttctctctcttgtagaccttctaagtgcatttgcaggaatttctaaagctggttcttcatcttgatcatcatcaccaacttcatcaagtattggatcaactgttccatcttcacctgcacttgtatcatgctcattattttgagcttcaactctaccatcttctaccataggcatagagggagtaatatccaagtcagaaaaatcatcactaggctgaaccattggcttttccgcattatcaacatccttcaatgtttggtcttcaacaaagacaacatctctactccgaatcaccttcttgttaacaggatcataaaacctgtaaccaaactcatccatgccatagccaataaaaatacattgcctagtctttacatcaagcttagatctctcatctttaggaatatgaacaaaagctttacatccaaagactcttaaatgatcataaaaaacatctttacctgaccataccttctctggcacttcaaattgcaagggaacacatggtgttcggttcaagacatgaacaacagtgctcaaagcttcaccccaaaaggattttgccaatccagactgtgacaataagcacctaactctttcaaccaatgttctgttcatcctttcagccaagccattcaactgaggagtcttcggaggagtcttctgatgtcttataccatgctctttacaataagcatcaaatggacctgagtactcaccaccattgtcagtacgaatgcatttcaacttcttcccaatttctctttcaacagaagcttgaaattgcttgaacacattcaaaacttgatctttggtcttcaaagtgtaaacccataatttcctagaatgatcatcaataaaggttacaaaatagatagaccctccaagtgttcttgtcttcatcggcccacatacatcagaatgcaccaagtcaagtatTTCTGACTTCCTTGAAGGtgggtggctcttgaaagaaacCCTGTTCTGTTTCCCAGCAAAGCAATGGttgcacttttgcaaagcaaccttacaaccagataaaagattcctcttggataacatattcatgcccttctcactcatatgacataatctcttatgccataaatcagtttcatcaacaaactcagcagcattaacaacatctttcacaatctttgcttgagttaaataaagagtagagtgtcgagtacctctagcaacaaccatggaacccttggtgagcttccaactatcacgagagaatgagctatccaagtcttcatcacacaacttaccaacagaaagtaagttcaaccgaatatctggaacatgcttcacacgcttcaaagtcaacttggtaccgttggaggtttccaagcaaacctgtccaacaccggcacattttgcaacaccttgatgagccatttttacatcaccaaaatcaccaggagtataggacgtaaacaaatccctcctagatgtaacatgaatagaagcaccgctatcaatcacccaactagtgctattatcaacaaggttaacagattcaaactcctcaacaacaagaaaatcatcatgagttacattaaccttgtcttccttgctaccatcatctttatttgtgctcttatctttacttgccttggctttctccttctttagctgccaacaaaatttcttcacatgtcccttttgaccacaatgatgacactcaatattcttatactttcctcgagacttgcttctactttgatctctacctttaggacctcgacttttgcttctccccctagactcagaaacaagaacatctgaatgtgtagtcgatgtaccttgtgactttcttctcatctcttcattcaaaacactgctcttggcaagatccatagagattacaccatcaggagcagaattggacaatgacattctgagaatttcccacgagtctggtaaggagccaagaagtaacaatccttgaacctcttcatcaaacttgatacccatggaagataactgattcataattccttggaaattattcaagtgatctgtcattgatgtcccatctgtatacttcaaagccaacaactgcttgatcaaaaacatcttgttattcccagtttttcgagcatacaactgttcaagTTTAATCCAAAGAGtccgagcatgtgtctctccaataatatggttcaacacattatcgtcaacccactgcctaatatatccacagacttgtctatgcaacaaagtccaatcatcatcagatttatcattaggcttctctgtaccaaaaactggttgatgaaaattcttgacataaagcaaatcttccatttttgacttccacaaatcataattaggaccattaagagtgatcatcctactagtattagtattagcttccattgttcacaaactcacaagcccagaaaaataccaacaagctctgatgccagtatgaaagagcctagcagcggaaacgacacaaatgtccaacacaaaaacaatatggaagcactcacaacataatatggcagcaactataacaagcaaatatagcaagtaaagcaataataagaacacaccgagattttaacgtggaaaaccccctcaaggtgagaggtaaaaaccacgagtcgtccagaccaatgaaatagctccactataatcaaatgaggtacaagagagtctcaaacaaagcacaaaaatgtgcatataaccagccaaaacatcaaagcaccaaagctcacaaatgaaaagcaagaagatgaaatatacccaaaaaacagagctgctgtcgaagccaatttctccctctgtagacctccaattaaaatcttcaccgtccagaatgaagaacaaaatgtgaagaatctacagttcaaatttcacatcgatccaacggtgaaagaatgagaaactgccgttccaaaattgctgctctgtgtaaaacGTACTCCTTAAAACCAGACCGATTAAACCATCGGCTCTAGTtttcattaaatatataataaacgcTTTGTATTGTTTGCAaagttcttttatttcagaatctaTTACGGTAGCTATTACTCTGTGACAGTttcatcttaaaatttttatggttGTGGTGGAGGCAGGTATGAATAGATCCGTCGCGCACCTCATCAGTCATGTTGATGTCTTTTGATAAACAATGACTACTCAAACATTAACATGACAATAAATTGAATCAAATagcatatatttaaataaattaaattaaataattcatataataaacaaattataattttttggctcaataaaacaaaataaatattatcttATAAATATgtcatataaaaattattacactttaaaaaatataaatcaaaatataagATGAAAAAGTTAATGCAAATTAAGACAAAATCAATTCATTTATTTTAGtcgaatcaaataattaatataattgattagttatagttaatatgatcaaacaaaatattgataaattgatatttatctcaattaaataaataaataattaattatataacatCTTTAAAATTATTAGTCAAAATACGTAAgatgaaaaattaaaacaaattaaaacaaaatcaatttatttatttcaatcgaATAAgataattaatgtaattaattaattataattgatatagtaaaataaatattgaataatttaatatttatctcagttgaattaaataattaattaatacatttaaatgaatgaaataaaataaataaaaaataccttccataagagatattcaccaagttTAGAGATACACAATAATGAAATGTGTGGAAAGCAATCTAAAAAACAAGGGTGGTTTTAGGTGATGCATTGAATTATGCGGCTATATAAGTGCAAAGCAGGAAGCAGTGTTTGACATACAGACTTGAAAGTTCaaagtgaaagaagaagaagaattgaaaagGATGGGTTCAAAATCATCATGGTCAATGGTGGCACTAGCAATAATGGCATTAAGTGTGGTTGCAATGCTTGATGGTTGCATGGCGCAATCGTTCTGCAACACGTCACTTCCAGAGTTGTTCAAGTGCAAGCCGGCCGTGACGCCGCCAAATCCTCAGCCGCCGACGCAAGAGTGCTGCGCGGTGGTGGCAAAGGCGGACCTAAAATGCCTTTGCGGATTAAAGAATAGTCCCTTGGTGCCAACTTTGGGGATCGATCTAAACCTCGCCTTTCAGCTCCCTGCAAAGTGTAACCTTTCTCTCCCTCCGCAATGTTAATGCTATAAAGAATTCAAGATCACTATACTACCAAATCTACCTCCTGTCTGTAAACACAAACTActcaataatcaataatatagtaataagtaataacaatGGATTATTGCTTTCTGTTAACTCCCTTCTCACCCTCAACTCCccccttccttttcttttctccgtttttttttatcctattgtcAAAATTCCAATTTTAGTTAGGTTTAATAAGAGTATTTAGATTCGtgtttgagaaaaaaaattaccATCAAATCGATTAAATATTAATTGATTTTGGTAATTGGTTCGAATTAAGACTTTTTGAGTAGATTAAAACTAATCCAAATCAATTAAATCTGAGTTAAAACAATTCAGATAATTGAAtattcaattgaaaataaaatttaaaaaatattaaaaaattaaaaaatgttaaaaaaatttctaaaacctataactatgtaaaaataaaaaatactaaataagatcAATTAAGGTTATTTTTGCCTGATTTTATTTGGTTATCAAACATTTTtgtaataaaacttaaataattatcttaattttaaaaaatttatagttaaaaaagaaaattggatatatattattaatagtgTTATTAGAATTTAAAAGACTAatacatttttgtaatttgtagtcattaattaattatgatttatatttttaatgatataaaattatatctaGATTACatactcttttttttataattaaatacaaactaaattttaataaaataactgaTCCTTTAGACTTTctcatatattattaaattttatttcttatttttaattaatattagacTAGTGGAAACTATTTTGAATTCTctgaattcaaatcaattaaagTCTAGTTTAATTGGGTCAAAAAATTTGATTATATTCTATTACCCATCAaatctaaaattaatataatcaatCTATAttgattttagtaaaaaaaaattgaattatctGTACCTGTAAACATCACAAAACTTTAAAATAGTATTTATTTAGCATTCATATGCACTAAAAATATGAACACAGTAACAAAGTGTATGTCATCTATCTATAAACTTAACTATTCAATAATACAGTAATAACAATGGATTATTGCTTTCGCTAATTCCCTTCATTCTCACCCTCAATTTTTGTCCTCCCCTtcttcactcttttttttttctcttcttttcttttctactacgtttataataaaattgag
This window harbors:
- the LOC140182420 gene encoding putative lipid-transfer protein DIR1, with translation MGSKSSWSMVALAIMALSVVAMLDGCMAQSFCNTSLPELFKCKPAVTPPNPQPPTQECCAVVAKADLKCLCGLKNSPLVPTLGIDLNLAFQLPAKCNLSLPPQC